The following nucleotide sequence is from Vitis vinifera cultivar Pinot Noir 40024 chromosome 14, ASM3070453v1.
aaaagtgaagaaaaataaaaaataaaaattcaagattaataaattatttttatatattattttatatttatttaaattattttaactattttatgtaaagattaaataattttaaaatatatgaatttttaactaattttaataataatttatttttatttatacttttcatgataaaactaaatataaaaaactatatttcttaacattttttattttatgattattattattcaaatcaaattttcctTTCTAGTCTTTGGACAAATTCACCGCTTGACATATACCATATTCCAAAAAAGAGGTCAAAACCTTTGAAAGGTGATCAAccaagaaattgaaatttgaaaatcaaacctTTCCTTGAAAATTTCCACAAATTCATTTGAATGAAAGGGAATTTGTTGTTAATTATACAATCAAATGGGCTTTGATCTTTTCCTTTCTTGGTGGAGCCTCAAAGTCAAAAAAATGCAATGCCATTTGCCTATTAGTTTAATTTGATCAAGAAAAGGGAAAGTCATTGCGTGCATTCAaagaattccaaaaaaaaaaaaaaaaattatcatcaacTCATCTCAtttgaaatgaataaataaataaaatattagttttagGTAGTAAATATAATCTCCATAAATTAATAACCTcgatttaataatatttttttgttagtcTCGACTTGGGTCAATGCACTtaattattaattcaataaatatataagaaaatacatTGTATACAAATTTGTATAGTTTTATATAAGACATACttgttatataaattaataattttttaatatgcaATTAAAGCTATATCtagtgatattatttttttcttcaaattaatgTTGAATTggatcttatttttaattttcctaattTAGAAAGAACTTCTAGTGTGCCCTTCTTCTATtataataagaaattatttaatataatattgtatttttaaaaatataaataattttttagaaaaataagttacttatttaataaaatatatgaaaaatagtaattcataaaatgaaatatgtaattcaattaattataataaaaaggaTATTAGGtacaaattttggaaaaataaggaATGCcttgatatttataatttattaattagtcCAAAAATTAgtacattattaatttatgaattaaataatatttatttaattaatgaaatctCCTTAATCTAAGGCTATTAATTTATTGGGGttcaaatatatttgttttttatttgaagtctAAATAAGTTTGCTTTTGTCTCACATTTAATATAAAAGAGTTATTTAAAGTTTAAACCTAAGATAATGTTAAAATtcataatcttaatttttggtattaaaaaaaatctaaaaataaaacttaacttcaaaaaataaattatatttaagccTTGTTTGGAATAACTTTCTATTTTTGGCTAAGGCTAAAGtcaagatttttaaaaagtaatattgacattaaaatttttttattaaacataaaagagTTTTTGTATAAGTCAAAATAAGAATCAATATTTctctttcatatttaaattattttttaagtcaaACAAAGAAGGTcttattaaagttaaaaaaaaagcctttacttttcaaaaatcaaaccaaacaagGTCTTAAACGTCTAGaatctcaatatttttattaagataGATATAAGAAGGAAGTATATTTGTAGTTACATCTTTCAATGCACATAAGACAGAGtagtaaaaatgaaaagaactcatttattttttaaaaataaaaaataggtacgCCCATGATACCTAGCAGGCAAGTGTTTGGAGTATATGAAACAGCATCTACACGAGTAATGCATAAAAAAAGTTTCGATGTGGGATTATGAAATGGGGGGAGACACAGCAGATCAAGCACAAAAACAGGGAATCCGACGGGGCCATGCTTCACGCAACAGTCTGTCCATATTCCATGtgcttctcctcctcctcctcctcctctctttctctttcgCTTTTGACTTTGAAGCACATGCAGCTCTTGTACACAATTgcctttttatcattattatactTGAACAGTTTCACAATTTTCACGTACGTACGTCCAATAGGTATCTTGTCCTTTTCTCTAAATCATCAATGATTTGTAGGTTATTAACATCCTAACCAGTTACTAAGGTCAATATTTTTGTTCCAGGATCACATTGGTCGTTTTTGAATCATACAATGTTGTCCATACTCTATATTTGCATATTTTGTAATCTTATACATCTATAATacatgtttaataaattaatttattacttaagaTTAGTGAAATtataaacattaattaaaatcaattagagtaaatatattaatttaatgatttaaaataaattttaagttaatttcatCGAATaaccttaataattaaaataaaaattgaatcatATGTTTGAAGTcattaacttaaaaattaacttaagtcAATAAATAATGAGCATTATCTTTTATCAAGCAGCCTCTAAGTCCGAAATTAcctcaaatcaaacaaaatgtgTGATAATTGTAGGAACCCCTCCTCCTGATGACATGTGGCACGCATTTCTATTCGGATTAGCTCCATCCGGATTTCtccaagaggacacgtggcgcgcttccCCTATCCGGATTCCCTCAgggagaggcacacgacactcgcaaacatcacatccggacgaccgtCATATCACATTCGGACGACagacatatcctatccggatatgttcgtccggatcgttgactaaagtaagcaagtcttactacgtcattccgacagcctgccacagcccacgttccgccacctgcagagcgaaaggataggaatgatggcaagtcacctctcaagatctctgacagccgcccatagggtgatgatggctctgccaccacctagaggcatcatgacaagccaaaaagtctccctaccattaaagagggagatAGAGTTTatgatactatatatatggaccttcacacaaggaggaaggtaagcttgttaTACCTAGAAAAATGCCAACTGATtaatctctctaaccatggctgacaaaaccatcggagggtgtgtccggacaccctgttcGGACACCTTTTGCAGGGACGACTGAACCAGAACTCTATCTTGGTTGAAAGCGTGCGTCCATTTGGCAGCTACGTGGATCATCGGGACGCAAAGCTTCAACAGTAATCAATTACTTTTCCGATGATTTTTTGGAAAAGGATTAATGTTTAAAATGTTTGTAGTTCCAATCCCAGTTGTTCAATCACTTTTagtaataacatttttttttgaagcatttttgtttaatttcctAATAGTGAAAATATTGTCGAGAAAAATGCATATTAAAAGTAACGAATCCATACCATTAAGTACGGTTGTTTTCCTTATAGTTCAAAACCCCCTCTATTATTAACCATgatgcaaaaaaagaaaaaaaaaaggaagaaggggATATTTATAATTGAGCTTATCCTATCAAACGCTTAGAGATAGCCAAAATGATGCTACAAAGATGTATTAAATCTTCAGACTTGGTAGGCAGTTCAGATGGGTCCTTTGGTGGTCCTTCAAAGCTATCTAAGCATGTCACAGGTCCATCCATGGCAGCAGACGCTTGAAAATTCAAACTAACATAGTCTCTAGAAGACACAGATTGAGTACAATCATCCAATGAACTTATGGAATCATCATAGTTTTCTGCACACGTTTCATAGCGTCCTTTAAGCTTAGGATCATTGGCTTTTTCCACCAGAGAGGTGATCAAAGTAGTGGTTTTTGTAGCACTGGCCTTGGCCAAGTCGATAGAGATTTGGGCCAGGCCTTTGAGGTCAGCGTTGGCAGTGCGAGGATCAGACTTCAAAGCTTGAACACAAAACGAAGGATCTTGAGTTGTGGAACAAATCTCAGTCAACTCATTGTTTGCGATCTTCACGCTTGGCCTGCTGAAGGAGCCATTAATCAACAACAAAAACACCATTAGCATGGAGGATATGTGGATGCCAGGACACGccatttttctccttcttttgtttgaatttctTTGAAATAAGACATCAACTCATTCCTTATATTTATATAACCCAAATATCATCTTCTATATATGTTAATTTGTGCCTAATACTGCATATATGATGAGATATTACGTTATTATTGGCAAAAAATCTtacatttctaaaaatataatttagattttattttatttttttctaagtttGGTATGTGATTGAACCTTTCCTATTTCATTAATTTGGCCCCTAcctagtttattattattattattttttttcattaacatGGTATGCATCTCCATTccctttttgtaaataattttctcTAACCATGCATgaacatattttctaaaatgttCTAgggtaaaaataattatttagaaactttttttgAAACTTTCAAGGTTATGTCCccttgaaaattttccaaatttataataaatattttgtaaataattatattttattttattgacaaatataaaaactaactTTTAGGATAAAAATAATTGTGCTGCAAAGAAATTATACATTACTCGTTTTAATTGataatcatttaaatatttaaaagaccacaaatatttttaaagaatttcaatttattcaattatctaaaaaaaaaagcccattaatgaatatattttcaattgaaacagaatttttttttattctttttaatttctttatttgtatttttaccTAGATgaacataattaattttttttttaataaaatgaacatgaaacatataaaaaaaattaattcaattaaaagaatattttgtaCAATGCATAGAAAACTAATCaatatgaattgttttcaaccaaatttttttaccaaaaggaccatgaattatttatttatttatttatgaatttttgtattttttaatgaaaagaacttgaaacatgagttaaaaaaaattgaataggtgtaattaaaaatttaaaattaatatttatatgttatatctaattttaaaaatgacaattaaatgaaatatgtagaatttatttatttgataaaagtatttatataaaaaacattCTATAGAATATCAGTTAATATTCTGATAcgaatcaaaataatatttttgtaaatgtgCCATTAAAACAAAGATAAttcttaaaagaaaagaaaagaaaagaagaatgcaTTAAATATAGTTTAAGAATCACTATttcttatcatttaaaaaaataattttaatatttaacattgTTTTGGAAGTgctattaatattttcaaaattatatttattggtGGGctctatttcttttgatttagattattttttattcccatcatgtttgattttattataaaacatatgaaagaaaatcaaatataaataaaattatttaaaattttatttatttttaaattatgcaaaaaataaatttaaagtaatatcCAAAAGTGATTTCTTggctttaaatttattttttatttaatttataatttttatttttattttttttcttatattttcactcaaattttcaaaaaaaccaaTCATAGAAATGGGAATGAAAAAGACTACtactacttattattattattattaaagaaatCCTTGTCCCTGATAATATCATTAAAAGGATCGTATTAAAGTAATGTATCAGAAAACCCATAGActcaaaaaaatttgagaggaaatgtaaaagaaaaaaaaaagacaaaaaggaaaagtaaaagatggtaaaaaccaaataaaataaaaaataaatttaaagttgataaattattttttatatgttatttcaaacttatttaacttattttaactttttaatatgaagattaaataatttaaaaatatataaatttttaactaattttaattatatttaatttttttattttttaaatatttttaagacaattaaatatgagaaaattattttatttttaacaaaaatttttgtctttcttGAATATTTTCAAGAGAAACATAACATTAATGTATAAATAGTTCACTATTGagaaaagaattatttttgagGGAGGGAGGTGACGCGTCTGATTCATTGTGTCACCATGCCAAAACATATTCTAATAAGAAAACTTTGTCTTCTAGCATTCCATCGAACAAAAAGTGAAACGACCCTACACGAGTCAAGTCTTTCCTTTTCcccataatttcatttacatGGCCTACCAAAAATCTCCATCCAAGTGGGCCGTAGAATAAGAATATAAATGGTAAAACACAAAATTGATGAATGGATGCTTAAAATACGAGCATTCACACATATTTCGGGACCACTGCCCGCCCGCCCCCCTAACATGTAAACCATGTGATACGATGCGTTTCGTGCCTGTATGGACTTCACACTCCCCCCACATGAAAACTAAGAATATTTTTTCATGATGCACAACACGCTGCCTGGTGGCGCAGGCATCCCGACTTGAATGCAAAACCGCACAAAGCTCAAAATAAATCAGTTTCACAtgatatcaagaaaaaaaagaggaagtAACGGAGAAAGAAACAAGTTTGGTTGAAGGTTTAGCAGATGAAATTGGATCTAAGTTGGAATATTCTAGATAACCAACCTGGAATTTGGGCTTAGCCTTGTATTCACACGTCCAACTGCCCAACCCCAATAGAAGTGTATGATAAGAATGGTTAGTATCTTAATGAAATCGCTTTTTATATTGCGTTTAGTTCATATAATATTGGTGGACTAGAAATGGAATGTGATATAATTCCCAATCTTTTGGTATTTGGATTGCACAAACCTAATGCCTTTTGTTCCTTTCAAAATATTGGTTGGGAAGTTCACACTAAGAATTTGGTATATCTACTAAGATGATCCGCTACTAGAtgtaataatttataattataggTATATCCCTAATATTTAACATGGTATAttgatgaatatttatatataaataatatttgagtCTATCTTCtattctaattcaaactaataataataattttttattgtaagtTAGACTTATAGATAATACCAATGTTTAAACTAAGGATAAACATTAAATTTTGCTAACATACCCTTAAAAACGGAGCTCCAAATTCCAATATTGATcttgagagaaagagaggggcTATGATACATCGATTTTACTAGAATATTTGCTAGTTAATCTTTTGATGACACATGAGCAACACGAAGAGCACTGATTgtgaatgaaatgaaaatcaatGGTCATACGTCTTAAGAAAGAGCGAAACAATGGGTTGGAGGACAATTGCATTGGAGAGCGAACACCCAGTTGAGTTCCGTAGCAATAGCGACAACAAGTTTGTATTTGGATTTTATGGAGTGCTAAGTGATGGGTGAGATTTCTTAAGCCATATTTCCTAAATCTCTGTGGAACTTTTATTTACAAGGAAGTAGATTAAAAGGGACAAATAATGAGCTAAAActgtcacgccccaaaacccactaCAAGGGCATGGTAGTCATTTTACATCTTAAGCCCAAAtgctcaaagtggaaacgacACAACATTCgtattataattgaaaatttactaATTACCAAATTCTTATTCagagtagtaggacaaaattctaaaatctccaagtatcaactttaaaaaaactaatacatcaaccaaagtgttattgtccaaataactccaaactcaaaataattcagATGAGAGttaagttttaacatctaacaatgtccaaaataaagagagtttaaacaaatgtcCTAATATAACCAAATTTCCCTCCTAATGGtcactcctcgcccgaactGAGGTTACCtgaaagattatcaacaaagggggaTGGACTCAaaacccaataaggaatatgaaTACAGTTtaatggatcaaacatttttaatcatgcttgcaaatagaagatataatatatacttatcttcataaaaacttttgagttcaaaatactaatacattcaaacttttcaataaaactttctcatatccatttcaaaacaatttctcatcaaaaccaaatcgaataccttcaaaatatctttactttgGTTATTGTATGACAAgtggtgcccaattaggtgggacttcacaattgagtaactagtttcaaatttgttccatttaaggcgaacaaaaccaaatgtcaacaattataaaaCGTTGACTAGGaccataaggtcaactattataacatgctgactagggtcataaggtcaacaattataacctaTTGATTGGAGCCATTGGAACCaaagtcaaacactttattttattaattcaaacttgcaaaacaaaatatcatatctccaaaaattttcattttgcaaATTACGATTTTACctctaaattgggtttggggcaTTACATTCTCCATTCCTTAATagaagtttagtcctctaaacttgacatacatgagtcttaaaataaatgaaaatgtttttctctTATCTCTTCATCTACTTCCTAAGTGACCTCTCGATTACTAAGATTGCTTCACTAGACCTTTATCAACTAGACAATAAAAGAACATAGTATCTTTTCCATCTCACACCACATAGGCATAAAACCCTTAACAACATTTCCTAAGCAAGAAACTAACCCATAAAACCAAGATCATACACAATGGTCTAACCACATGCTTTCCCTTAAAACTAAACTTATATTGGTCAGGAATATGGAAATCACCcttttaccaaaataattaataGAGACATAGAAGGAAACTAACCAATCCATCTccaatcacatcaaaatcctaaAGGTCAAGAAGTACTAAGTCAAATAACATCTCCATATAACTAGTCATTATAAGACAACCTCCAAACATTATATTATTCACAATAGAATGTCCCATAGGAATAGAAACAATCCAATCAAAGTTTAGGCTACCAACAAGCATAAccaacaaaccaacaaaagataTTGAAACAAATAGTGTGTTGAGTTTAGGTCAATCAAGGCTCTAGCAATAAAGTGTAAATTTGAATAGTACCTGTTGTAACATCAGAAGTGGCTTGAGTATCTTGATGAGTCGTAGCAAACATCCGCCCTTGGACTCTAGGTTTCTGTTTATCCATCTTATTCTCCTTCTTAGGCTTCCCAATTATAAACTTCTTATTCTCTGGACAATCCCGAATTATATGTCCATGCTTCCCACAATCAAAGCAAGCTTCAGACTCTTTATAGCAAGGTTTACTCCAATGTTTCTTACCACAAATAGAACAAGTCACATCTAAATTTTGCACTACTTCCCCTTTAATATGACTCTCAACTGAACTGAACCTTTTTGGTTCTTGGTTATCATGGGCACCATCACTCTTACTGCTTTTCCTTTGTTGTTCTCTATATTGTTGAAGCTCCTTATTATCCTTTTCCGCTATAAGGGCTCTATCTACAACCCCTGAATAAACATTAAGCTTCAAAATAGATATTTTGTTCTTTAGATAAGGTTTCaatccatcctgaaactttaatgtCTTTTTCTCCTCTATAGCAATCAATTGTCGAGCAAAACGTGACAACTCTGTAAATTTAGCCTCATATTGGGCCACCGTTATATCCCCTTGTTCCAAACGAACAAATTCTCCTACTTTTTGTCGTCTAACATTGTCGGGCAAGTACTTTTTGTAAAATGCCTCCTTAAACTGTCTCCAAACTATAAGTCTCTGATCCTTTATGTCTTTTGGTCATACGCCACCAATGATTTActtctttatctaacataaatgCTGCACaagaggctttttgctcctCAGAGCAATCTATAACATCAAAAAATTTCTCTATCTTA
It contains:
- the LOC100260329 gene encoding pectinesterase inhibitor-like, which encodes MACPGIHISSMLMVFLLLINGSFSRPSVKIANNELTEICSTTQDPSFCVQALKSDPRTANADLKGLAQISIDLAKASATKTTTLITSLVEKANDPKLKGRYETCAENYDDSISSLDDCTQSVSSRDYVSLNFQASAAMDGPVTCLDSFEGPPKDPSELPTKSEDLIHLCSIILAISKRLIG